One genomic segment of Caldimonas brevitalea includes these proteins:
- a CDS encoding RecQ family ATP-dependent DNA helicase, with translation MTNSDSQDESRAAPAKRVRTTAGADHARRGWRREAAALLKDTFRLPRLRDAQEAVIERVMKGRSTLAIMPTGAGKSLCYQLPALLLPGRTVVVSPLISLMKDQCDKMRARGVAAVQMHSALNAGETNDAEAGVTGGEAKLIFTTPERLADAAFLELVQRHPVSLLVIDEAHCVSQWGHDFRPAFLEIATGWAALGHPPVLALTATATPSVAEDIVGQLRVPGMEILNAGAYRPNLYYRVEQLTSEDAKYARLLALVQEQEGTGIVYTATVKAVDALYESLREAGVPTARYHGRLNAKERREQQDAFMRKEARVMVATNAFGLGIDKRDTRFVVHYQMPGGLDAYYQESGRAGRDGQPATCTLLYYQRDKAVQQFLMAGRYPGMDEVNAVYTALSGDHPARTLKELQERSELARNKLQVALKLLRDAGIVMQNRKRELQLRGTVDERTVMELIDTYRDKAEHDREMLERMVFYARSGYCRWKLLLEHFEEEMPFEPTCGHCDNCLRAQQHAEQVEQAEREGAADVAASPPPPPGDSPKAAFRPGDAVRVPRYGDGEVVDANAESVSIAFPDGRTRSFVAEYVEPAAEV, from the coding sequence ATGACCAACAGCGACAGCCAGGACGAGAGCCGCGCCGCGCCGGCCAAGCGTGTGCGTACCACGGCCGGGGCGGACCATGCGCGCCGCGGCTGGCGGCGCGAGGCCGCGGCCCTGCTCAAGGACACCTTCCGCCTGCCGCGCCTGCGCGACGCGCAGGAGGCGGTGATCGAGCGCGTGATGAAGGGCCGCTCGACGCTGGCCATCATGCCCACCGGCGCCGGCAAGTCCCTGTGCTACCAGCTGCCGGCGCTGCTGCTGCCCGGGCGCACCGTCGTGGTGTCGCCGCTGATCTCGCTGATGAAAGACCAGTGCGACAAGATGCGGGCGCGCGGTGTCGCTGCGGTGCAGATGCACAGCGCGCTGAATGCGGGCGAGACCAACGACGCCGAGGCGGGCGTCACCGGCGGCGAGGCCAAGCTGATCTTCACGACGCCCGAACGGCTGGCCGACGCGGCCTTTCTCGAACTGGTGCAGCGCCACCCGGTCAGCCTGCTGGTGATCGACGAGGCCCATTGCGTGTCGCAGTGGGGGCATGATTTCCGCCCGGCCTTCCTCGAAATCGCGACCGGCTGGGCTGCGCTCGGGCACCCACCGGTGCTGGCCCTCACCGCCACCGCCACGCCTTCGGTGGCCGAGGACATCGTGGGGCAGCTGCGTGTGCCGGGCATGGAGATCCTCAACGCCGGCGCTTACCGTCCCAACCTCTATTACCGCGTGGAGCAGCTGACCAGCGAAGACGCCAAGTACGCGCGCCTGCTGGCCCTGGTGCAGGAGCAGGAAGGCACCGGCATCGTCTACACCGCCACCGTCAAGGCGGTGGATGCCCTTTACGAGTCGCTGCGCGAGGCCGGTGTGCCGACCGCGCGCTACCACGGCCGGCTCAATGCGAAGGAGCGGCGCGAGCAGCAGGATGCCTTCATGCGCAAGGAGGCTCGGGTGATGGTGGCGACCAACGCTTTCGGGCTCGGCATCGACAAGCGCGACACGCGGTTTGTCGTGCACTACCAGATGCCCGGCGGACTGGACGCCTACTACCAGGAGTCGGGCCGCGCCGGCCGCGACGGGCAGCCGGCCACCTGCACCCTGCTCTACTACCAGCGCGACAAGGCCGTGCAGCAGTTCCTGATGGCGGGGCGCTACCCGGGCATGGACGAGGTCAATGCGGTCTACACCGCGCTCAGCGGCGACCACCCAGCGCGCACCTTGAAAGAACTTCAGGAGCGCAGCGAGCTCGCCCGCAACAAGCTGCAGGTGGCGCTGAAGCTGCTGCGCGACGCCGGCATCGTGATGCAGAACCGCAAGCGTGAGTTGCAGCTGCGTGGCACGGTCGACGAGCGCACGGTGATGGAGCTGATCGACACCTACCGCGACAAAGCCGAACACGACCGCGAAATGCTCGAACGTATGGTGTTCTACGCGCGCAGCGGCTATTGCCGCTGGAAGCTGTTGCTCGAGCACTTCGAGGAAGAGATGCCGTTCGAGCCGACCTGCGGGCATTGCGACAACTGCCTGCGGGCTCAGCAGCACGCCGAACAGGTCGAGCAAGCCGAGCGCGAGGGCGCTGCGGATGTCGCCGCGTCACCACCACCGCCACCAGGCGATTCGCCGAAGGCCGCGTTCCGGCCCGGCGATGCAGTGCGCGTGCCGCGCTACGGCGATGGCGAGGTGGTCGACGCCAATGCCGAGAGCGTCAGCATCGCCTTTCCCGATGGCCGCACTCGCAGCTTTGTGGCGGAATACGTCGAGCCGGCGGCCGAGGTCTAG
- a CDS encoding patatin-like phospholipase family protein translates to MKVIVLLQGGGSLGAFACGVWKALSSLLQQRQAVLQGVAGSSIGSINAAVIARHHHQPDLGAGALESLWRDRLATPSFPFLGPALDVGPWAAAVPSASLRSWNGVLTGLLIGNRGLYQSVPAHWLPYAAFYRAKMPLLDRSRMMDTLEQVLGSYGSAPGGGPLLGVAAVDVMDGMLRLFDSDQQPILPLHLAASSAIPVMFAPVEIDGRLYWDGDMTRASLVPLMLQRLRETGRWRDDDEETLVVSVEQMPRQSGAPPVAGLELATRMLELLQVDKFVGDRETGSLRHQVLRIRREPLPHDGVSGHFDYSPERVDELIAEGERQAWEAWQAHAASTAVHAEPAPPLPAASRARKTGSRAAPRAR, encoded by the coding sequence ATGAAAGTCATCGTCTTGCTGCAAGGCGGCGGATCGCTGGGTGCGTTCGCCTGCGGCGTCTGGAAAGCCTTGTCCAGCCTGCTGCAGCAGCGCCAAGCCGTGCTTCAGGGCGTCGCAGGGTCCTCGATCGGCAGCATCAATGCGGCCGTGATCGCGCGCCATCACCACCAGCCCGATCTGGGTGCCGGCGCGCTGGAATCGCTCTGGCGCGACCGCCTGGCGACACCATCGTTTCCGTTTCTGGGCCCCGCGCTCGACGTGGGGCCCTGGGCCGCCGCGGTTCCCAGCGCCTCGTTGCGCAGCTGGAACGGCGTGCTCACCGGCTTGCTGATCGGCAACCGCGGCCTGTACCAGAGCGTGCCAGCGCATTGGCTGCCCTATGCGGCCTTCTACCGGGCCAAGATGCCCTTGCTGGACCGCAGTCGCATGATGGACACGCTCGAACAGGTGCTGGGCAGTTACGGCAGCGCGCCGGGCGGTGGTCCGCTGCTGGGCGTGGCGGCGGTGGACGTGATGGACGGCATGCTGAGGTTGTTCGACAGCGACCAGCAGCCGATCCTGCCTCTGCACCTTGCCGCCAGCAGTGCGATTCCGGTGATGTTCGCGCCGGTCGAGATCGACGGCCGCCTCTATTGGGACGGCGACATGACGCGCGCCTCGCTCGTGCCCCTCATGCTGCAGCGGCTGCGCGAGACCGGCCGTTGGCGGGACGACGACGAGGAGACGCTGGTGGTCAGCGTCGAACAAATGCCACGCCAATCCGGCGCCCCTCCGGTGGCGGGGCTGGAGCTGGCGACGCGCATGCTGGAGCTGCTGCAGGTCGACAAGTTCGTCGGCGACCGCGAAACCGGGTCGCTGCGGCACCAAGTCCTGCGCATCCGTCGCGAGCCCCTGCCGCATGACGGCGTGTCGGGCCACTTCGACTACTCGCCGGAACGGGTGGACGAACTGATCGCCGAAGGCGAACGGCAAGCCTGGGAGGCCTGGCAGGCACACGCCGCCAGCACCGCGGTCCATGCAGAGCCGGCGCCGCCGCTGCCCGCCGCCAGCCGGGCGCGCAAGACCGGCAGCCGGGCGGCGCCCCGGGCGCGATGA
- a CDS encoding hybrid sensor histidine kinase/response regulator produces MKMGADTPAQAGRAEERLRLLGRVAGLLAASKPFEDVLGKGVESCLPTLGEFGHVDLVVGQQVRRVRCGRGEAATHAAALLGHEWSQPPCREPNVCALSSGRAALHVDLGDACLRAMARGEHHLARLRQLALTSMITVPLHHGGELVGALTLFRRAGARRHGADDLDFAQTLAALLAPAWVSARLQETQRQAESALRESEERLRLAVDAGRLGIWDWDVVQDRLRGSARIADWLGVAPGTFGGRFDDFLALLHPDDVDQVKRQAEVALQGRAMFAAEFRVVQPDGRVRWLASQASVHRDGAGRPLRVVGATHDATERVELLAAERCARADAEAARRDAEAASRAKDEFLAMLGHELRNPLAPIVTALRLMEMRGEPLRPEHALISRQVAHLSRLVDDLLDVSRITQGQIELTLERLDIAGVLRKAVEQVWPALDKRGLQFDAHLPLQPVVVQGDASRLAQVFVNLLANAAKYTPAHGRIELTVEPADQHVVITVSDNGAGISAALLPHVFDLFVQGPQRLDRMEGGLGLGLAIARSLVRLHGGQLCAASDGPGRGSRFRVELPLAPPQAPPATLALGGEVVGAGLSGRLLIVDDNEDAADMLEQLLSLAGHQVRGAGDAQAALAAVAEFKPDLAVLDIGLPGMDGYALARRLLALPGLADLRLVALTGYGREPDREHARQAGFHAHLVKPVEPQRLLQTVEQLLAERRDARD; encoded by the coding sequence ATGAAGATGGGTGCTGACACGCCCGCGCAAGCGGGCCGCGCAGAGGAACGGCTGCGCCTGCTCGGCCGGGTCGCCGGGCTGCTGGCCGCCTCGAAGCCATTCGAAGATGTGCTGGGCAAAGGGGTCGAGAGCTGTTTACCGACCCTGGGCGAGTTCGGGCACGTCGACCTCGTCGTCGGCCAGCAGGTGCGCCGCGTCCGTTGCGGCCGCGGTGAGGCAGCCACGCACGCGGCGGCGCTGCTGGGCCACGAGTGGTCGCAGCCCCCGTGCCGCGAGCCGAACGTGTGCGCGCTGTCGAGCGGCCGGGCAGCGCTGCATGTCGACCTCGGCGACGCCTGCCTGCGCGCGATGGCGCGCGGCGAACATCACCTGGCCCGGCTGCGGCAGCTCGCGCTGACGTCGATGATCACCGTGCCCCTGCACCACGGCGGCGAGTTGGTCGGCGCATTGACGCTGTTCCGCCGCGCGGGCGCACGCCGGCACGGCGCCGACGACCTCGATTTCGCCCAGACGCTGGCCGCCCTGCTCGCGCCCGCCTGGGTCAGCGCCCGGCTGCAGGAGACGCAGCGTCAGGCCGAATCGGCCCTGCGCGAGAGCGAGGAACGGCTGCGCCTGGCGGTGGACGCCGGGCGCCTGGGCATCTGGGATTGGGACGTGGTACAGGACCGCCTCCGCGGTTCGGCACGGATTGCCGACTGGCTCGGTGTCGCGCCAGGCACCTTCGGCGGTCGCTTCGACGACTTCCTGGCCCTGCTGCATCCGGACGACGTCGACCAGGTGAAGCGCCAGGCCGAGGTCGCGCTGCAGGGCCGCGCCATGTTCGCGGCCGAGTTCCGCGTCGTGCAGCCCGACGGCCGGGTGCGCTGGCTCGCCAGCCAGGCCTCGGTGCACCGGGACGGCGCCGGGCGCCCGCTGCGGGTGGTCGGCGCGACACACGACGCGACCGAGCGGGTCGAGCTGCTGGCCGCCGAACGGTGCGCACGCGCCGACGCCGAGGCGGCGCGACGTGACGCGGAGGCCGCCAGCCGCGCCAAAGACGAGTTTCTTGCGATGCTGGGGCACGAGTTGCGCAACCCGCTGGCGCCCATCGTGACCGCGCTGCGGCTGATGGAGATGCGCGGCGAGCCGCTGCGGCCCGAGCACGCCCTGATCTCGCGGCAGGTGGCCCATCTGTCCCGTTTGGTCGACGACCTGCTCGACGTCTCGCGCATCACGCAGGGCCAGATCGAACTGACGCTGGAGCGGCTGGACATCGCCGGCGTGCTGCGCAAGGCGGTCGAGCAGGTCTGGCCGGCGCTCGACAAGCGGGGGCTGCAGTTCGATGCGCACCTGCCGCTGCAGCCGGTCGTCGTGCAGGGCGACGCGAGCCGGCTGGCGCAGGTGTTCGTCAACCTGCTCGCGAATGCCGCCAAGTACACCCCGGCGCACGGCCGGATCGAACTCACCGTCGAGCCGGCCGATCAGCATGTGGTCATCACCGTCAGCGACAACGGCGCGGGCATTTCGGCCGCCCTGCTGCCACATGTCTTCGACCTGTTCGTGCAGGGCCCGCAGCGGCTGGACCGGATGGAAGGCGGGCTGGGCCTGGGCCTCGCCATCGCGCGCAGCCTCGTGCGCCTGCACGGCGGTCAGTTGTGCGCCGCCAGTGACGGGCCGGGGCGGGGCAGCCGTTTTCGGGTCGAGTTGCCGCTCGCGCCGCCGCAGGCGCCGCCGGCCACGCTCGCGCTGGGCGGGGAGGTTGTCGGCGCCGGGCTGAGCGGCCGCCTGCTGATCGTCGACGACAACGAAGACGCCGCCGACATGTTGGAGCAACTGTTGTCGCTGGCCGGCCATCAGGTGCGCGGCGCCGGCGACGCGCAGGCAGCATTGGCCGCCGTCGCGGAGTTCAAACCCGACCTCGCGGTGCTCGACATCGGCCTGCCCGGCATGGACGGCTACGCCCTGGCGCGCCGACTGCTCGCGCTGCCCGGCCTCGCCGATCTGCGGCTGGTCGCCCTGACCGGCTACGGCCGCGAGCCCGACCGCGAGCACGCGCGCCAGGCCGGTTTCCACGCCCACCTGGTCAAGCCGGTCGAGCCGCAACGCCTGCTGCAAACCGTCGAGCAGTTGCTGGCGGAGCGCCGCGACGCGCGGGACTGA
- the mraZ gene encoding division/cell wall cluster transcriptional repressor MraZ: MFQGASALALDAKGRLSVPARHRDVLTAIANGQLTVTKHPEGCLMVFPRPAWEAFRDKIAALPMSASGWKRIFLGNAMDVEIDSASRVLISPELRAAAGLSKDVMLLGMGSHFELWDAQRYAAHEAEVMQQGMPDVLKDFSF, encoded by the coding sequence GTGTTCCAAGGGGCTTCAGCGTTGGCGCTGGATGCGAAGGGGCGGTTATCCGTCCCGGCGCGCCATCGCGACGTCCTGACGGCTATTGCGAACGGGCAGTTGACCGTTACCAAACATCCCGAGGGCTGCCTGATGGTCTTTCCTCGTCCTGCCTGGGAGGCCTTCCGCGACAAGATCGCGGCTTTACCTATGTCCGCCAGCGGCTGGAAGCGCATCTTTTTGGGCAACGCGATGGACGTCGAAATCGACTCAGCCTCGCGGGTGCTAATTTCGCCCGAGCTGCGTGCCGCCGCCGGGCTGAGCAAGGACGTGATGCTGCTCGGCATGGGCAGCCACTTCGAGTTGTGGGATGCCCAGCGTTACGCGGCCCACGAGGCCGAGGTGATGCAGCAGGGCATGCCCGACGTCCTGAAGGACTTCAGCTTCTGA